One genomic region from Spirosoma sp. KCTC 42546 encodes:
- a CDS encoding aspartate carbamoyltransferase catalytic subunit, with protein MAQSLSVRHLVGIKDLTESDIQLILETASQFKEVINRPIKKVPSLRDVTIANVFFENSTRTRLSFELAEKRLSADVVNFSASGSSVKKGETLLDTVNNILAMKVDMVVMRHSSPGAPHYLTKHIKANVVNAGDGTHEHPTQALLDSFSIREKLGDVAGKRIAIIGDITHSRVALSNIFCLQKQGAEVMVCGPKTLIPKYIEALGVKVGHDVRAALAWCDVANVLRIQLERQQIKYFPSLREYSLYFGISKQMLDELDRPIVLMHPGPINRGVELTSDAADSSHSIILDQVENGVAVRMAVLYLLAQL; from the coding sequence ATGGCCCAATCCCTCAGTGTCCGCCATTTGGTGGGTATAAAAGACCTGACCGAGTCTGATATTCAACTCATTCTGGAAACGGCCAGTCAGTTTAAGGAAGTCATTAATCGGCCCATCAAGAAAGTCCCCTCGTTACGCGATGTGACGATTGCCAACGTTTTTTTTGAGAATTCGACCCGTACTCGCCTGTCTTTTGAGTTAGCCGAGAAACGATTATCGGCTGATGTTGTCAATTTTTCGGCCTCGGGTAGCTCGGTCAAAAAAGGCGAAACCCTGCTGGATACGGTCAACAACATTCTGGCCATGAAGGTCGATATGGTGGTGATGCGGCACAGTAGCCCCGGTGCTCCTCATTACCTGACGAAACACATCAAAGCCAACGTTGTCAACGCAGGCGATGGCACCCACGAACACCCGACACAGGCCTTACTAGACTCGTTCTCCATCCGCGAAAAACTCGGTGACGTAGCAGGCAAGCGTATTGCCATCATCGGCGACATTACGCACTCGCGGGTCGCGCTGTCCAATATTTTCTGTCTGCAAAAACAGGGCGCTGAGGTCATGGTTTGCGGCCCTAAAACGCTCATTCCTAAATACATTGAAGCGCTTGGCGTGAAGGTTGGGCATGATGTGCGGGCGGCTCTGGCCTGGTGCGATGTAGCCAACGTGCTCCGCATTCAGTTGGAGCGGCAGCAAATCAAGTACTTCCCCTCGCTGAGGGAGTATTCTCTTTACTTCGGCATCTCGAAACAGATGCTCGATGAACTGGATCGACCTATTGTGCTCATGCACCCTGGCCCCATTAATCGGGGAGTTGAGTTGACGTCTGATGCTGCCGATTCGTCGCACTCCATCATTCTGGACCAAGTCGAAAATGGCGTGGCCGTCCGTATGGCTGTGTTGTATTTGCTGGCGCAGTTGTAG
- a CDS encoding efflux transporter outer membrane subunit translates to MNTKHINLGLTLLLGALLASCSVTKPYEQPGLTTNKLYRGQQTTDSSTLASLPWRQMFSDTILQRLIERGLSNNLDLKIAVARMQAAEANVLQSKLAFYPTLSTNAGFTLSKSSSAQLRALNIRNAESGSSTVSTTSIPTIKQYSLTASTSWEADVWGKLRSTKRAYVAAYLQSEAYRRAVQTQLIANIANGYYALLAYDKQLKITLETVDNRKTDVETMKALKEGAIVTGADVVQSEANRYAAEVTLPDIRQNIRQTENTLSLLLAMPPDSIPRTQLDIQQSVTSLQTGLPAQLLSNRPDVQEAEYGFRNAFELTNVARTYFYPALTITGTGGFATANTLTGFFAGTFYGSLISGLTQPIFNQGINRQRLNRAQAAQAEAFYTYQATLLTAGQEVSNALFSYQMAVDKMATRQQQLAALEKAVSYTKELLKYTANTNYTDVLTAEQNLLATQLNGVNDRLQQLQATVTLYRALGGGWR, encoded by the coding sequence ATGAATACGAAACATATAAATCTGGGATTAACACTGCTACTGGGAGCGCTGCTAGCTTCCTGTAGCGTGACAAAACCCTATGAGCAGCCAGGCCTTACGACCAATAAACTCTACAGGGGCCAGCAAACTACGGACTCAAGCACATTAGCCAGTTTACCCTGGCGGCAGATGTTTTCAGATACCATTCTGCAACGGTTAATTGAACGGGGCCTCAGCAATAATCTGGATCTCAAAATCGCCGTGGCCCGAATGCAGGCAGCCGAAGCTAATGTTTTGCAAAGCAAACTGGCGTTCTATCCGACGCTTAGTACCAATGCGGGTTTTACGCTCTCTAAATCATCGTCGGCACAGTTGCGGGCTTTGAACATTCGAAATGCCGAATCAGGATCGAGTACCGTGAGTACGACCTCCATTCCAACCATCAAGCAGTATTCGTTGACAGCCAGCACGAGTTGGGAGGCCGATGTTTGGGGCAAATTGCGGAGCACAAAACGAGCCTATGTAGCAGCTTACTTACAAAGTGAAGCCTACCGACGTGCCGTGCAAACGCAATTAATTGCTAACATCGCCAATGGTTATTATGCATTGCTGGCCTATGATAAACAGCTAAAAATCACGCTGGAAACGGTCGACAACCGAAAGACGGATGTGGAGACCATGAAAGCGCTGAAAGAGGGTGCCATAGTAACGGGGGCCGATGTGGTACAGAGTGAAGCCAACCGCTATGCGGCAGAGGTCACCTTACCCGATATTCGGCAGAATATTCGGCAAACTGAAAACACATTGAGCCTCTTGCTGGCCATGCCGCCCGATAGCATCCCGCGTACACAACTGGATATCCAGCAATCCGTAACGTCATTGCAAACGGGTCTTCCAGCACAGCTATTGAGCAATCGTCCTGATGTGCAGGAAGCTGAGTATGGCTTCCGAAATGCGTTCGAGTTAACGAATGTGGCCCGAACCTACTTCTACCCTGCCCTCACGATTACGGGTACCGGCGGTTTCGCTACTGCGAATACATTGACCGGCTTTTTTGCAGGAACATTTTACGGAAGCCTGATTAGCGGGCTGACACAACCCATTTTCAATCAGGGTATTAATCGCCAGCGACTTAACCGGGCACAGGCAGCTCAGGCCGAAGCCTTTTATACCTATCAGGCCACACTGCTAACGGCAGGTCAGGAGGTGTCCAATGCGCTATTTTCGTACCAGATGGCGGTCGATAAGATGGCTACTCGTCAGCAGCAATTAGCCGCTTTGGAGAAGGCGGTTTCTTATACAAAAGAGCTGCTTAAATACACCGCCAACACAAACTACACCGACGTATTGACCGCCGAACAAAACCTGCTGGCAACCCAGCTAAACGGGGTCAATGACCGATTGCAGCAACTTCAGGCAACCGTAACGCTTTACCGGGCATTAGGTGGGGGCTGGCGATAA
- a CDS encoding efflux RND transporter permease subunit, translated as MLRIFIERPVLSTVISALIVLLGILGMVKLPIAQYPDISPPTVQVSASYSGANADVVLKSVIVPLEEQINGVEGMTYMTSSATNDGAGNISIYFAVGTDPNQAAVDVQNRVSAATSLLPQEVTQAGVTVRKQQSSNLLIMSIYSDNAAYDQTFLQNYAAINVIPQLQRVNGVGAANVFGSAKTYSMRIWLKPDVMSIYGITPADVSTALTDQNVDAAPGKFGENDNQTFQYVIRYSGRLQSTQQFGDIIIKTTGNGQLLRLRDIARIELGSQTYTSFTTTNGKQSVGISVSQTPGSNARDVINNSKKVIEAAAKSFPAGVHFVYLVDINQFLDASISKVLHTLLECFALVFLVIFIFLQDFRSTIIHGVSVPVAITGTFFFLYLFNFSINLLTLFALVLAIGIVVDDAIVVVEAVHAKLESGYKSSRKAAIDAMSEISGAIISITLVMASVFLPVTFITGSAGVFYRQFGITLAVAIIISAVNALTLCPALAAMFLKPPEHTDDAQPKNLLKRFGVGFNAAYDALTDKYTKSVTFLSVRKWLVLVGIGLFGGLFYTLFKTTPTSFVPKEDMGSIFVNITLPPASSVERTTAMADKVDSIAHTIPEVQNSLRNLGQNFVAGNGSAYGLIIVRLKPWDERPGVSDDDVIKLLKQKTANIRDADLVFIQQPTITGFGTSGGFTFQLQDKGGHTTDEFYKVTQNFLATLSKRPEIQYATTSFNPNFPQYQMDVNVAKCKEAGILVGDVLKAMQVFYGSSYVSNFNEFGKQYRVIMQADTNYRANPDGLTKISVRTSAGTMAPITEFINLKRIYGPESVSRFNLFSSMSVNGSPNPNYSTGQALLAIQEVATQTLPAGYGFEYSGISREEQNVGSQTLYVFILCLAFVYLLLSAQYESYLLPFAVLFSLPVGLSGVYVFARIFGLDNNIYMQISLIMLIGLLAKNAILIVQFAVERRQTGMELLASAIEGAKARLRPILMTSFAFIFGLMPLMFASGAGAQGNRSIGTGAIGGMLFGTLLGVFFVPTLFVIFQGLQEKISGPPGQHNPDDEEEEPAKVDGKEKQVATPMNT; from the coding sequence ATGCTTCGCATATTCATAGAACGACCGGTATTAAGTACCGTTATTTCGGCCCTCATCGTATTGCTGGGGATTCTGGGCATGGTCAAACTACCCATTGCCCAGTATCCCGATATTTCGCCACCAACGGTACAGGTTTCGGCCAGCTACAGTGGTGCCAATGCTGATGTAGTGCTCAAAAGCGTCATTGTGCCGCTTGAAGAACAGATTAACGGCGTGGAAGGTATGACCTACATGACCTCGTCGGCCACCAACGACGGGGCTGGCAACATCAGCATTTATTTCGCCGTTGGCACCGATCCAAACCAGGCCGCTGTGGATGTCCAGAACCGGGTTTCGGCCGCTACCAGCCTGCTGCCGCAAGAGGTTACGCAGGCAGGCGTAACGGTTCGGAAGCAGCAAAGCAGCAACCTGCTGATTATGTCGATCTATAGCGACAATGCCGCTTACGATCAGACATTTCTGCAAAATTATGCCGCCATCAACGTCATTCCACAACTCCAGCGGGTCAATGGTGTGGGCGCGGCCAACGTGTTTGGCTCGGCTAAAACGTATTCAATGCGAATCTGGCTGAAGCCCGATGTTATGTCCATTTATGGCATTACCCCTGCCGATGTGTCAACCGCATTGACGGACCAAAATGTGGATGCGGCCCCCGGCAAGTTCGGTGAAAATGACAACCAGACATTCCAATACGTGATTCGGTACAGCGGTCGGTTGCAGTCTACGCAGCAGTTTGGTGATATTATCATTAAAACAACCGGCAACGGCCAATTGCTGCGATTACGAGATATTGCGCGAATTGAGCTGGGATCACAGACCTACACCAGTTTTACGACGACCAATGGCAAACAGTCGGTAGGTATTTCGGTGAGCCAGACGCCCGGTTCCAATGCGCGGGATGTGATCAACAACTCCAAGAAAGTCATTGAGGCAGCGGCCAAGTCGTTTCCGGCGGGGGTTCATTTCGTCTATCTGGTCGATATCAATCAGTTTCTGGATGCGTCGATCAGCAAAGTACTGCATACGCTGCTGGAATGCTTCGCGCTGGTGTTTCTGGTGATTTTCATCTTTCTACAGGATTTCCGCTCGACCATTATTCACGGCGTTTCGGTGCCGGTGGCCATTACGGGTACGTTTTTCTTCCTGTACCTATTCAACTTCAGTATCAATTTATTAACCCTATTCGCATTGGTGCTGGCCATTGGTATTGTGGTCGATGACGCCATTGTGGTGGTGGAAGCGGTTCACGCCAAACTGGAAAGCGGCTATAAATCATCCCGCAAAGCGGCCATCGACGCGATGAGCGAAATATCGGGCGCTATTATTTCGATTACCCTCGTAATGGCATCGGTGTTTTTGCCCGTTACGTTCATCACGGGGTCGGCGGGGGTGTTTTACCGGCAGTTTGGTATTACGCTGGCAGTGGCCATTATTATTTCGGCGGTCAACGCCCTGACCCTTTGTCCAGCACTGGCGGCTATGTTCCTGAAACCACCGGAGCACACCGACGATGCCCAACCAAAGAATCTACTTAAGCGATTTGGGGTGGGATTCAACGCGGCTTACGATGCACTGACAGATAAATACACCAAGTCGGTCACGTTTCTGTCCGTCCGAAAATGGCTGGTTCTCGTTGGCATTGGGCTATTTGGTGGGCTGTTTTATACACTCTTCAAAACCACGCCAACCAGCTTCGTGCCCAAAGAAGACATGGGAAGCATTTTCGTAAATATCACGCTGCCACCCGCTTCGTCGGTCGAACGCACCACGGCGATGGCCGATAAGGTAGACTCCATTGCGCATACCATCCCCGAAGTACAAAACAGTCTGCGCAACCTCGGGCAAAACTTCGTAGCTGGAAATGGGAGCGCCTATGGCCTAATTATCGTGCGATTAAAGCCCTGGGATGAGCGACCCGGCGTTAGCGACGACGATGTGATTAAGCTGCTTAAGCAGAAAACAGCCAACATCCGGGATGCCGACCTTGTCTTTATCCAACAGCCAACCATCACGGGCTTCGGCACTAGTGGCGGCTTCACGTTTCAGTTGCAGGATAAAGGCGGACACACCACCGACGAGTTCTATAAGGTGACCCAGAACTTTCTGGCCACGCTGAGCAAACGCCCTGAAATACAATACGCTACGACCTCATTCAATCCAAATTTCCCTCAGTATCAGATGGATGTGAATGTGGCAAAATGCAAGGAGGCAGGCATTCTGGTGGGCGACGTACTCAAGGCAATGCAGGTATTCTACGGCAGTTCGTACGTGTCTAACTTCAACGAGTTTGGCAAACAGTACCGCGTCATCATGCAGGCCGACACAAATTACCGGGCCAATCCAGACGGTTTAACCAAAATTTCCGTCCGAACATCGGCGGGTACGATGGCACCGATCACCGAGTTTATCAACCTCAAACGAATTTACGGTCCTGAGAGTGTTTCCCGCTTCAACCTGTTTTCGTCGATGTCCGTCAACGGGTCGCCTAATCCGAACTATAGCACCGGGCAAGCCTTGCTGGCGATTCAGGAAGTGGCTACCCAGACGCTTCCGGCGGGCTATGGTTTCGAGTATTCTGGTATTAGTCGGGAAGAGCAAAACGTGGGTTCCCAAACGCTGTATGTATTCATTCTATGTCTGGCGTTTGTGTATCTGCTGTTGAGCGCGCAATACGAAAGCTACTTGTTGCCGTTTGCGGTCTTATTCTCCTTGCCGGTTGGCTTATCGGGTGTGTATGTGTTTGCCCGGATTTTTGGGCTGGACAATAACATTTACATGCAAATCTCGCTCATCATGCTCATTGGTTTGCTGGCCAAGAACGCCATCCTGATCGTGCAGTTTGCCGTTGAGCGGAGGCAGACCGGAATGGAATTATTAGCGTCAGCCATAGAAGGAGCCAAAGCCCGGTTACGGCCAATTCTGATGACCTCCTTTGCTTTCATTTTCGGACTGATGCCCCTCATGTTTGCCAGCGGTGCCGGTGCCCAAGGCAACCGATCGATTGGTACAGGTGCTATCGGCGGTATGCTATTCGGCACGTTGCTCGGGGTGTTTTTCGTGCCAACACTGTTCGTCATTTTCCAGGGATTGCAGGAAAAAATAAGTGGCCCACCCGGTCAGCACAATCCTGATGATGAGGAAGAAGAGCCAGCGAAAGTTGATGGTAAAGAAAAACAGGTTGCAACTCCAATGAACACATAG
- a CDS encoding arylsulfatase — protein MRYLFIALTFIALQTLAQKPARPNIIFILADDLGYGDVGLNGQNLIKTPNIDRLAAEGMQFPQFYAGTSVCAPSRSALMTGQHTGHTYIRGNKEVKPEGQQPIADSVTTVAELLQRAGYTTAAFGKWGLGPVGSEGDPNKQGFDRFYGYNCQALAHRYYPDHLWDNNQKVVLTGNENLRQAKEYAPDLIQKQALAFLDSRKTSQPFFLFLPYILPHAELLVPDDSLFRHYKGKFAEKPYAGADYGPDAKTGGYASQAYPRATFAAMVARLDLYVGQVIAKLKAKGLDKNTLVIFTSDNGPHIEGGADPTFFNSSGGFRGVKRDLYEGGIREPFVARWPGVIKPGSRNDFIGAFWDLLPTFTELAGAQTPARIDGISFVPSLLGKGSQKKHDYLYWEFHENGGRQAIRQGDWKAVRLQVTQNPTGPVELYDLSKDPAESHDVAAKNPEKAEQLGRLMNKAHVESPLFPLVRDKQ, from the coding sequence ATGCGATATTTATTCATAGCCTTAACGTTTATTGCTTTACAAACGCTGGCCCAGAAACCCGCTCGCCCCAACATTATCTTTATTCTGGCTGATGACCTTGGCTATGGTGATGTAGGCCTCAACGGACAAAACCTGATTAAGACCCCAAACATTGACCGATTAGCGGCCGAGGGCATGCAGTTCCCCCAGTTTTATGCGGGTACGTCTGTCTGTGCCCCCTCGCGGTCGGCCTTAATGACCGGGCAGCACACGGGGCATACCTACATCCGGGGGAATAAGGAAGTGAAACCCGAAGGGCAGCAACCCATTGCCGATTCTGTTACAACCGTAGCCGAACTCCTGCAACGAGCAGGCTACACGACAGCCGCTTTTGGCAAGTGGGGACTTGGGCCCGTAGGTTCAGAAGGAGACCCCAACAAGCAGGGCTTCGACCGGTTCTATGGGTACAATTGTCAGGCATTGGCGCATCGGTATTACCCGGATCATCTTTGGGATAACAACCAGAAAGTTGTACTGACCGGCAACGAAAACCTTCGTCAGGCAAAAGAATACGCCCCTGATCTGATTCAGAAACAAGCGCTGGCCTTTCTCGATTCCCGCAAAACCAGCCAGCCGTTTTTCCTATTTCTCCCCTACATTTTGCCCCATGCTGAACTGCTCGTTCCCGATGACAGTCTCTTCCGTCATTACAAAGGAAAATTTGCGGAAAAACCCTATGCTGGTGCCGACTATGGTCCTGACGCGAAAACAGGCGGCTACGCTTCCCAGGCCTATCCACGGGCAACCTTCGCAGCTATGGTAGCCCGGCTCGATCTATACGTTGGGCAGGTCATCGCGAAGCTGAAAGCAAAAGGGTTGGATAAAAATACGCTCGTGATTTTTACCAGCGATAATGGACCACACATTGAAGGAGGAGCCGATCCGACCTTCTTCAACAGCAGTGGTGGGTTCCGAGGAGTCAAGCGCGATTTGTATGAAGGTGGCATTCGTGAACCATTCGTTGCCCGCTGGCCCGGCGTTATCAAGCCGGGTAGCCGAAACGATTTCATCGGCGCTTTTTGGGATCTGCTCCCCACATTTACCGAACTGGCCGGTGCACAAACGCCAGCCCGCATTGATGGCATTTCGTTTGTGCCATCGCTCCTGGGTAAAGGGAGTCAGAAAAAACATGACTACCTCTATTGGGAATTTCATGAAAACGGTGGCAGACAGGCTATTCGTCAGGGAGATTGGAAAGCCGTTCGGCTGCAGGTGACTCAAAACCCTACTGGTCCCGTTGAGCTATATGATCTGTCGAAAGATCCTGCCGAAAGCCACGACGTAGCGGCTAAGAATCCTGAAAAAGCCGAACAACTTGGTCGGCTCATGAACAAAGCCCACGTCGAATCGCCTTTGTTTCCACTTGTTAGGGATAAACAGTAA
- a CDS encoding efflux RND transporter periplasmic adaptor subunit, with protein sequence MKAFRKHPQYTTNCQWIMVLLAGICLTACSSSDKKKGGQTDSTALKQPKTYSVLTLAPRKTVLYVDFPTTIQGEQNVEIRPKVDGFVEAIYVDEGATVKKGQRLFRINAPQYAQDVLTAQAGVRTAQADVSSALLAVNKVRPLVEKDIISKYELETAQYTLASKQAALAQAQAALANAQTNLGYTNLVSPVSGVVGSIPYKIGSLVTSATTNPLTTISGISEVYAYFALNEKQLLDFTRDVSGNTLQEKLAKLPDVILLLADGSTYNYKGRIKTAIGQIDTQTGSSNFRATFPNPQALLRSGNSGTVRVPRTIDSALVVPQSATSELQDKRFLFVVEKNNTVKTTAVLVTPTPDGQYFVVQKGLKAGDKVVLDGGTGLKDGASIKPKAALPASVYKTTAPSTTTATTDTNTDL encoded by the coding sequence ACTGACTCCACCGCCTTAAAACAGCCGAAGACCTATTCCGTACTGACGCTTGCGCCCCGCAAGACGGTTCTCTACGTCGATTTCCCTACTACCATTCAGGGTGAGCAGAACGTCGAGATTCGCCCCAAAGTAGATGGATTTGTCGAGGCTATTTACGTGGACGAAGGCGCTACGGTCAAAAAAGGACAGCGACTTTTTCGCATCAATGCGCCCCAATATGCCCAGGACGTGCTCACCGCACAGGCGGGGGTTCGAACAGCGCAGGCCGATGTTAGTTCCGCTCTATTGGCGGTCAATAAGGTTCGGCCTCTGGTTGAGAAAGACATCATCAGCAAGTACGAACTGGAAACAGCCCAGTATACACTAGCCTCCAAGCAAGCTGCGTTGGCACAGGCGCAGGCCGCTCTGGCAAATGCCCAAACCAATCTGGGGTACACGAATTTAGTCAGCCCGGTTAGTGGAGTGGTTGGCTCGATTCCCTACAAAATCGGCAGCTTGGTAACCAGCGCAACGACCAATCCCTTGACGACCATTTCCGGTATCAGTGAAGTGTATGCCTACTTCGCCCTCAACGAAAAACAGCTCCTCGACTTTACCCGCGATGTAAGTGGCAACACACTTCAAGAGAAACTAGCTAAACTGCCCGACGTTATCCTCCTGCTGGCCGACGGATCGACTTACAACTACAAAGGCCGGATCAAAACGGCCATTGGCCAGATCGATACCCAAACGGGTTCCAGTAATTTCCGCGCCACGTTTCCCAACCCGCAAGCCCTACTCCGCAGCGGCAATAGCGGTACTGTCCGCGTTCCCAGAACCATTGACTCGGCCCTGGTTGTACCACAAAGTGCCACTTCGGAGCTTCAGGACAAGCGCTTCCTGTTTGTCGTCGAAAAAAATAATACCGTCAAAACCACAGCCGTGCTCGTAACGCCCACCCCCGACGGGCAGTATTTCGTCGTGCAGAAAGGGTTAAAAGCGGGCGATAAGGTCGTGCTTGATGGCGGCACTGGTTTGAAAGATGGCGCATCTATTAAACCGAAGGCCGCTTTGCCAGCCAGCGTTTATAAAACGACAGCGCCAAGCACGACAACCGCCACGACCGACACAAACACAGACTTGTAA
- a CDS encoding type II toxin-antitoxin system HicA family toxin, with product MAMKVKEIIRLLEEDGWYFKRQSGSHRVYRHPTKLGIAVVPDHGLNKELKPGTEQSILKQAGLK from the coding sequence ATGGCGATGAAAGTAAAAGAGATCATCAGGCTCTTAGAAGAAGACGGGTGGTATTTTAAGCGACAAAGTGGAAGTCATCGCGTTTACCGTCACCCGACGAAATTAGGCATTGCTGTCGTTCCTGATCATGGTTTAAACAAAGAACTTAAACCAGGCACAGAGCAATCTATTTTGAAACAGGCCGGTTTAAAATAA
- a CDS encoding M20/M25/M40 family metallo-hydrolase has product MKIYFVFLLTLLTNTTFGQEPSATRITKHIHKLASDKMQGRGTGSPENAKAARYVEKYFKKYGLKPLGTDGYYQSFTAKVRRVVVPDSLRKAANVIGFLDNGAPYTIVIGAHYDHLGLGRQGSSLDSLPQGKIHNGADDNASGVAGLLEIAHYFTKNGVKEPYNFLFMAFGAEELGLQGSRYFLNNPTLPLDKLNFMVCMDMIGRYNPDRGVGIGGYGTSDTWPIVFKGAESSIKFFTDRAGNGGSDNAAFYAKQIPVLFFHTGGHPDYHKPSDDPDKIDAKAEEAILRLEIKLLLTALQQPKMTFTPVK; this is encoded by the coding sequence ATGAAAATCTATTTCGTTTTCTTACTGACTTTACTCACAAACACCACCTTCGGGCAGGAGCCGTCGGCCACACGAATTACGAAGCATATTCATAAACTTGCTTCCGATAAGATGCAGGGCCGGGGAACGGGAAGCCCGGAGAATGCTAAGGCCGCCCGTTATGTCGAGAAATACTTCAAAAAGTATGGTCTGAAACCATTGGGCACAGATGGATATTATCAATCATTTACAGCCAAAGTTCGGCGAGTTGTTGTACCGGATAGCCTGCGAAAAGCAGCAAACGTCATTGGGTTTCTGGATAATGGCGCTCCTTATACGATTGTGATTGGTGCCCACTACGACCATTTGGGTTTGGGTCGGCAGGGAAGTTCGCTGGATTCGTTACCACAAGGAAAAATCCATAACGGAGCAGATGACAATGCCTCGGGCGTGGCTGGGCTGCTGGAAATCGCTCATTACTTCACAAAAAACGGAGTAAAAGAGCCGTATAATTTCCTGTTTATGGCCTTTGGTGCCGAAGAACTGGGCTTACAGGGTTCACGCTATTTTCTGAACAATCCGACCCTGCCACTCGACAAACTAAATTTTATGGTGTGCATGGATATGATTGGGCGGTACAACCCGGATCGGGGCGTGGGCATTGGTGGCTACGGCACCAGCGACACCTGGCCAATCGTATTCAAAGGAGCCGAAAGTTCCATCAAATTCTTTACCGATCGGGCGGGAAATGGCGGCTCCGATAATGCTGCTTTTTACGCTAAACAAATTCCGGTTCTGTTTTTCCACACTGGCGGCCACCCCGACTATCATAAACCTTCCGACGATCCGGATAAGATCGATGCAAAAGCCGAAGAAGCCATCCTCCGGCTGGAAATCAAGCTACTTTTAACTGCCTTGCAGCAGCCTAAAATGACGTTTACACCCGTGAAATAA
- a CDS encoding type II toxin-antitoxin system HicB family antitoxin, whose product MMQYVVIIEETEEGGYSAYVPDLPVCFTVGDTLDEVKTNIKSAIELYLEEIREMGMVLPLPKTISTLVAIQAA is encoded by the coding sequence ATGATGCAATATGTCGTAATTATCGAAGAGACGGAAGAAGGTGGTTACTCTGCTTATGTACCAGATCTACCTGTCTGCTTTACGGTAGGTGATACGCTTGATGAGGTAAAGACAAACATTAAATCAGCGATAGAACTGTATCTTGAAGAAATCCGTGAAATGGGAATGGTATTGCCATTGCCCAAGACCATATCGACTCTAGTGGCCATTCAAGCAGCTTGA
- a CDS encoding ABC transporter transmembrane domain-containing protein — MAVSTHLQPPPSPLQRLIRLLGTERKDIVYILLFAIITGIIGLTLPLGIQAVFNLVSSGMLFSSVYVMIGLVIVGVLVGGLLTIVQFTLVEIIQQRLFAKAAFEFTYRLPRIQPEAMADYYPPELMNRFFDVVTLQKGMTKVLIDLPAAAVQILFGIVLLSFYHPVFLGFGLIVLLVIYGVIRLFGPEGTRTSIKESSDKYKVVDWLEKYSIDLSEKRSTEGTQNPIGQIDRRLANYINHRNDHFTVLKRFYYSSVAFRTLVTGGLLILGTSLVVSRQMSLGQFVASELVIVLITGAVDKLVSSVDTIFDMLAGVEKIAAVTDLPLETDTTTHA; from the coding sequence ATGGCGGTTAGTACACACCTGCAGCCACCTCCGTCGCCTTTGCAGCGGCTGATACGGTTACTGGGAACCGAACGAAAAGATATTGTCTATATTCTGTTGTTCGCTATTATTACGGGTATCATTGGCCTTACCCTACCTCTCGGTATTCAGGCTGTTTTTAATCTGGTTTCAAGCGGCATGCTCTTCAGTTCGGTCTATGTAATGATCGGGCTGGTTATTGTTGGGGTCCTGGTTGGCGGTCTGCTCACGATTGTCCAGTTTACACTCGTTGAAATCATTCAGCAACGGCTTTTTGCCAAGGCTGCTTTTGAGTTTACTTACCGGTTGCCCCGCATCCAGCCAGAAGCGATGGCCGATTACTATCCGCCCGAACTGATGAATCGGTTCTTCGATGTAGTAACACTCCAAAAAGGCATGACAAAGGTTCTGATCGATCTTCCAGCTGCCGCTGTACAGATTCTTTTCGGCATCGTTCTCCTCTCCTTTTACCACCCGGTCTTTTTAGGATTTGGCCTTATTGTGCTGCTGGTTATTTATGGTGTTATCCGCCTGTTCGGGCCAGAGGGAACACGCACGAGCATCAAAGAATCGAGCGATAAGTACAAAGTGGTCGACTGGCTCGAAAAGTATTCGATCGACCTGTCAGAAAAGCGCTCGACTGAAGGCACACAAAATCCAATCGGCCAGATTGATCGCCGACTAGCCAACTACATAAACCATCGGAACGACCACTTTACTGTCCTGAAACGCTTCTATTACAGCTCCGTTGCGTTTAGAACACTGGTTACCGGAGGATTGCTTATTCTGGGTACATCGCTGGTTGTCAGCCGCCAAATGTCGCTGGGTCAGTTCGTTGCGTCGGAGCTGGTCATTGTACTTATTACCGGGGCCGTTGACAAACTCGTATCCAGTGTCGACACGATATTTGATATGCTGGCGGGTGTAGAAAAGATTGCGGCTGTAACTGACTTGCCCTTAGAAACCGATACGACAACACATGCTTAA